From Candidatus Cloacimonadota bacterium:
ATTTGTGAATTCATGGCCTTGTCCCACACCCACGTCATTCTGAGCTTGACCCGGAATCCAGTGTACATCCATTCATGGATCCCGGATCAATGTCACCTCACAGGCTCGGTGACGTCCGGGATGACGTGGCCTGGAGCCTGCCGTCCATGTTCTGGAGCGGATCAAAGCCGGCTGGATGAATGAAGTCCGCCCCTCTGTGGCTTTTTTTCCTCTCCGAAACCAAACATGTCTTTGCCTCTACCTTCTTTTCTGAAAAGGCTTTCAGCCTTATATCCCAAACCCAGGCCATCCCCGCCAGATTATAAAAAAAGCAGACTCCCGCTAAAATCAGCGTTTTTCCACTTGACAGCAATTTGTCGATTGATATTCTAAACGGAATAGCGATTTGCCCCCTTTAGTTTCGGGGGCGGTTCACAAAGAAAAACACACAAGCCTGTCTTGAAAAGGAGGAAACATGAACAAACTGACAAGGCTAACGCCAATCCTGTTGATCGCTTTGCTATTATTGCTGGGAGCCTGTGCCTGGCTCCAGCCCAAGGATGACGAAAACCCGGTTATTCAAATCTCAACACCCACCAACTATTTCTCCTACGCCACCACCCAGGAAACGATAGACCTGGCTGGCACGGCTTTCGACAACAGGGATATCAAATCCGTCACAGTCAAAGTCAACAACTCTTCTCCCGTAACGGCCACTGGAACAACCAACTGGAGCTTGAAAGACATCGCCCTGACCAAGGGTGACAACATCATCGTCTGCGAAGCCAAGGACAAGAAGGGAAATTCCGGCACCGCCACCATCATTGTCACGCGGAACACGGACATCGATTTCACCGGCCATCCCACCTTCAGCCAGAGCAGCTTTTTCGTGAGCCAGGCCGGCTACAGCGTGGTGAGGCAAACCCTTACACCCGTCAACTGCGGGGTCTCAGAGGTCCAAGTCGCCCGGGTGGATTCCAATTTCGAAGTAATAAATGAAATCGGCCAAATCTATGACGACGGCGATCTTTACGACCATCACGACGAAATTCTCGGCGACGGCACCTATTCCAACAAACTCAGCATCCTCGAGAACTACGCCGGCCAGTATTACTACAGGATCGTGGCCTATTCCGACGCCAAGGTCGCGAACTATTCGCCCCTCTACAAAATCACCGTCCACGAGGCGATCACCCAGGACGACATTAACAAGATGCTCGACAACCATGCCGGAATCGCCGCCGCCCTCAACGCCTCCGATGCCACAAATCTGGAGCAGGGCGCCGAGAAGCTGAAAACCTGGTTTGAAGGCCGGCCCGGAGTTACCAAAGCGGAACTGGTGGACGGCAGCCTCGAAGTCACCTACGACACCGGCATCAAAGGAGGCGTGATCTTCTGCGAGACAGACGAAAACGGCTATATCACCACCAAAGGCGGCTCCGCCACGCCCGCGCGCCCCAACGCCGACATCCCCCTGCGCAAGCAGACCAGAGGGCAAAACGCCCTCGAAAACGCCATCGCCAACCTGAACTGGAACACGGCCAAGGTGGATGACGCCGACAAAATCCAGGACAAGGACGTGCTGATCTGGGCCCCCTATGAGGGTGTCTTCGACATCGACATGCGCCCCAGCCTGCAAACCATATTCGAAAACAGCGACCTCGGCCTCAACGTGGTCTCACTCAGGAACCAGCAATGCACCGTCGCCTCCCTGGCCAACCTTGCCGAATACGGCACCGTGATATTAGACACCCACGGCGCCGGCGGCGAACACATCCTGACCGGCGAACTGATGAACATCGTCAATATCTGGAGCCACATCTTCCAGATCCTCAACAACGAGGTTGGCTTCTTCGAGAGGGTCACCTATTCCACGGTAGGAGGCTTTGCCCAAAAGGGCACCGTTTACAGTGTCCGCAGCGCCTATATCGCCAACCTGGGCGGAACCATGCCGAACAGCCTGATCTTCAACGGCTCCTGCGAAAGCTCCCAAACCGCCAACCTCTCCAACGCCTTCCTCGGCAAGGGGGCAAAGGCCTATTTCGGTTTCTCAAAGATCGTCAGCACCAGCTTCTGCAAGGCCAAAGCCGACGAAATCTTCCAGAAAATGGCCGTTGAACTCAAAAACAACGGCAAGGCCTTCGTCGCCGGACAACAAGACCCCTTTTTCAGCCACGCCACCTTCACCATGAACGCCACCACAAACGAACTCCACTATTCCTTCGACCTCATCAACGGCAATTTCGAGTTCGGAAACCTCAGCGGCTGGTTCCGTGAGGGAGACGGTCGCGTGATCACCCAACTCGGAGACCAGCAACCGACCGAGGGCAACTTCATGGGCATCATCTCCACCGGCCTGGGCTACACCGAAAGCAGCGGCTCCATCTCCCAGCCCTTCCGGGTGCCCGATTCGGTGGAAACCCTCAGCATCAGATGGAACTTCATCTCCGAGGAATTCATGGAATACGTGGGCAGCCAATATCAGGATTACCTCACCATTTCCATCACCGACAGCACCGGGGCCGTGCACGTCATCTTCCACGAAACCATCGACTCTTTTGTCGATTACGGCCTCGTCTGCTGCACCCCGCCCATTTCCTTTGACCAAGGGGACTGCTACATGACCGGCTGGCGCCAGTTGGTGCACGACATCAGCGCCTTCCAGGGCCAGGTGGTGCGCCTGCGCATAGCCTGTGGTGATGTGGGCGACAGCATCTACGACTCCGCCTGCCTTTTGGACGAGATCACCATCTATTGAGGGAAGTGTGAATCGCCTTATGGCTTTGGTCGGAATGATTGCTCTGCTCGCCGGCTGTTGCGTGGCCAAAACTGACAGGCCGGGCGTGAAAGCCCTGCTCTGGAGCTATGGCAAGGCCCTGCCCTGCGAACAGGCGGATTCCCTGGCCCAGAGCGCCCTGGAACTGCTCCAAAGCGCCGATGAAGAGGCCCGCCTGATCGTGAGCCCCGACCTCATAGATTCCATCAGGTCCTCAGGAACGGCCCTGGAGATCATCTGGCCGGAAACCCTTGCGTTCAACCTGCCTTCCGGCGCCAAAGACATCCTCGGGCGCGTAATTATCCCCCTCAAAGGCGAATACGCATCCGACGGGGCCGGCGCCCTCATCTTCTTCGGGACCAAAAGCTACGGAACCCCCGCCCTGCTCAACCACGCGGCAGCGGAAAAACTTGCCCGGATAGAAGCGCTGCTGGAAAATGAAAACATGAACTGACCCTCCTCCGGAAACGCCGCCAAAAAACCCCGGTTCAAGGCGCTTTCCTGGTGGATAAACCATTACGGGCGGATCAGAAAAGGTCCGCCCGCTCTTTTTCCCTGTTCAATTCCTTGCCTGTCCGTCCTTAGCCCCTGATAATTCACATCCACTTCGCCTCTCCTACACCTTTCGCATGAAAGGCGGGAATTTGGCGGGAGGCGAAAAAGAGGCGCTTCGGAAAGGGCTAAGGACGGACAGATAGGGAGGCCAAAGGTGTGGAGTCAAGGCTTTATGAGACTTATAGATAGAATGCCGATACTCCTGAATCTTATTTGTTTGGGTGCCCGGATTATCAGGCAAAGCCGCGGATGCGCTTCAGCACGGCGCTCTGCACCTGGGCGGGGCTGATTGCGTATTTGCGGAATTCCAGGCTGTAAGTCGCCCTGCCCTGGCTGAGGGAGCGAATCCTGGTGGTATAGCCAACCAGTTCGGAAAGGGGAACTTCCGCCACGATTTCCTGCTGAAACTCGTTGTGCCTGCGTAGCACGCTGATTTGGCCACGCTTGGCGTTGATGTCGGCGATGATGTCGCCCACGAAGGCATCCGGGGAGATAACCGAAAGCTGCATAAGGGGTTCCATTATTACCGGGCCGGCTTCGCGCAGGCCTTTGGAGATGGCCATCGAGGTGGCGATGCGGAAGGCCAACTCGTTGGAGTCCACGGGGTTGAAATCGCCGTCGATGAGTTCGACCCTCACCCGTTCGAGGTTTCCACTGATCAAGGGCCCGTCGTTGAGGGCGTTGAGCGCGGCTTCTTCGATTGGTTTGTGATACTCGCCGGGGATTTTATCGGTGCCAACGCTGCTCTGGAAGAGGTTTTTCGCTCCTTCAGGCAGTTCTTCCTCCGAAAGTGGGGAAAGGCGGAATTTCACCTTGGCATAGTTGCCTTTCCCATTCATGTCGCGGATAAATGTTTCCTCGCATTCCACTGCGCGGGTGATGGTTTCCTTGTAGGATACCTGCGGATTGCCGACGTTGGCGGAAACGTTGAATTCGCGGCGCAGGCGGTCCACTATGATTTCCAGGTGCAGTTCGCCCATCCCGGAAATGAGGGTCTGGCCGGTTTCCTTGTCCGTAGTCACGCGGAAGGTGGGATCCTCTTCCTCGAGGCGGGCCAGGGCGTCGCTCAGGTTTTCCTGATCAGCCTTGGTGCGGGGTTCGATGGCGATGGAGATCACGCTGTCCGGAAAATGCATGCGGCTGAGCTGCACATCCAGTTCGCCGTCCGTGATGGTGTCGCCGGTGCTCAGGAATCGGCAGCCGACAAAAGCGCCGATGTCGCCGGCGTGGAGTTCGTTCAGGTCGTTCTTGCGGTTGCTCATCATCTGCAAAATGCGTGACACCCGCTCGCGTTTGCCGTTGCTCTGGTTGTAGAACGAAGCTCCTTTTTTCAGGGTGCCGGAATAGACGCGCACATAGACCAGCTTGCCCACATATTTGTCCGTTTGCACCTTGAAAGCCATGCCCACAAAGGGCGCGCGCGGATCGGACTCGAGGGTGACGGGGGCTTTGGTTTCGGGGTTGAAACCTTCGCAGGGCGGCACTTCCAGCGGGGAGGGCAGAAAGTCGCAGATGCCGTCCAGCAGTAGTTGCACGCCTTTGTTTTTCAGCGATGAGCCGCAGAAAACGGGGATGATGTTGCCTCCGATGGTGGCAACGCGGATGGCCCGGCGAAGCAGATGTTCCGGGATTTCCAGCCCTTCCAGGTAGGCATGCAGCAGTTCGTCATCAAATTCCGCCACGCTTTCCAGCAGGATGTCGCGCTGCCTGGTGGCCTGCTCCAGCAGTTCTGGAGGAATATCCTTCAGATGCACTTCGTTGCCTTTGGTGAGGGGGTCGAAGAGCCATGCCTTCATCGTGATGAGGTCGATAACTCCTTCAAAGCTGTCCTCGCGGCCGATGGGGATGTTCACGGCTCGGGCCAGCGGGGTCAGGCGCTCGTGGATCATGCCGATAACCCTGTCGTAATCGGCTCCGGGACGGTCCATCTTGTTCACATAGGCGATGCGCGGGACCTTGTAACGGTCGGCCTGATGCCAAACAGTCTCCGATTGCGGCTCCACTCCAGCCACGGCACAAAAGACGCCCACCGCGCCATCCAGGATGCGCAGGCTGCGCTCCACCTCGGCGGTGAAATCCACGTGTCCGGGGGTGTCTATGATGTTGATGTGGTTGTCTTTCCAGACACAGGTCACCGTGGCGGAGGTAATGGTGATCCCGCGTTCACGCTCCTGTTCCATCCAGTCGGTGAAAGCGTTGCCGTCATGCACCTCGCCCATCCTGTGCAAAAATCCCGTGTAAAACAGGATCCGCTCCGTGGTCGTGGTTTTACCGGCATCGATGTGGGCCATGATGCCGATGTTCCTGATCCTGCGTAGCGGACTGTCGGAGTCGCTGTTCATAATCTGCTTCCTAAACTCACCTTTCAATGTGTATTGTTGAAAAATCCAAGAAATACGAGGCGGAAACTTTGTCCACTAAAAAGTTCCCGACACCGGCGAGGCCGCAGCTTTCCCACAAATCATTCTGGCCCCGCGTCACAGTGAACTGGAGCTGTGGATGCCGGGGTGAAATAATGATTGACAAGCAGGCTTGTTTGGAAAGAAGAGTATCGTTGATATGGGAATCCGAATGAAAAAACTGCTGGCGCTGTGCCTCATCCTGGCCGGACTGAGTTCCGCTTTCGCCCAGGCAAAGCGGGTGCCGACCCGCGCAGTGCTTTATTCCGCGGCCTTTCCGGGCGGGGGACAGCTTTACAACCGGGCCTGGCTGAAGGCGGGCCTGGTGATGGGCGTGCAGGGGTTTTTCATCGGTTCCGCCATCTACCATGGCGGCGAACGAAATTACTGGCGTGACCTGGCGGAAAACACTCCGGACCCCTTTCTGCAGGAGCAATACCTGGCCCGTAGCCGCGATTTCGGCAACGAACTGAAAAACGATATCTGGTGGCTTGGCATCACGGCAGGGCTTTCCATGCTGGATGCCTATGTGGACG
This genomic window contains:
- the fusA gene encoding elongation factor G, translating into MNSDSDSPLRRIRNIGIMAHIDAGKTTTTERILFYTGFLHRMGEVHDGNAFTDWMEQERERGITITSATVTCVWKDNHINIIDTPGHVDFTAEVERSLRILDGAVGVFCAVAGVEPQSETVWHQADRYKVPRIAYVNKMDRPGADYDRVIGMIHERLTPLARAVNIPIGREDSFEGVIDLITMKAWLFDPLTKGNEVHLKDIPPELLEQATRQRDILLESVAEFDDELLHAYLEGLEIPEHLLRRAIRVATIGGNIIPVFCGSSLKNKGVQLLLDGICDFLPSPLEVPPCEGFNPETKAPVTLESDPRAPFVGMAFKVQTDKYVGKLVYVRVYSGTLKKGASFYNQSNGKRERVSRILQMMSNRKNDLNELHAGDIGAFVGCRFLSTGDTITDGELDVQLSRMHFPDSVISIAIEPRTKADQENLSDALARLEEEDPTFRVTTDKETGQTLISGMGELHLEIIVDRLRREFNVSANVGNPQVSYKETITRAVECEETFIRDMNGKGNYAKVKFRLSPLSEEELPEGAKNLFQSSVGTDKIPGEYHKPIEEAALNALNDGPLISGNLERVRVELIDGDFNPVDSNELAFRIATSMAISKGLREAGPVIMEPLMQLSVISPDAFVGDIIADINAKRGQISVLRRHNEFQQEIVAEVPLSELVGYTTRIRSLSQGRATYSLEFRKYAISPAQVQSAVLKRIRGFA